The window GACAATTCCGCCGATGAAGACCAGATAAACAATCGTGATCGCCAATCCGCGCGGCAGTTTCCAGTCGAGTTGAAGAGGATGCTCCACAAAATCCACCAGCGGAGCGATCAAGTAGCAAAAGAGAGCCGTGAAGGCGAGCAGCAAAATTACCATTCGCAGGGCATAAAGCAACCACGCAACAATGACCGATGCCGCAACCAGTAGAATCACCGTCAAGACGACGCGGCGAATTTGAGCCGGATCGAGTCTGGAGAATCTGCTGCGATCAAAAAGTGATTCGGACATAAGCGTAAAGGATTATAAAGACTCCAAACAAAAGAAGCATGCGGTTCACGGTTTCAGGGGCAATCTGATAAATTGCCAAAAGAGTTTTTGCCGTACTCTTGAAGGTGGGCGAAGATTTGCATTACCGCAGCATTTTCATGAAAGAGAAATTTCGCAATGAAACCCAAGATTTTAGTAACGAATGATGACGGATATTTTTCCGAAGGCATAGCCGTTCTATCCAAATCGCTGGAATCGGTCGGTGAAGTCTTTGTCGTCGCTCCGGCGTCCGAACAAAGTGCCACAGCGCATTCGATCACGTTGACCAGGCCTTTGCGCGTACGGCAACTGGAAGAGCGAAAGTATTCGGTGGACGGGACCCCGACCGATTGTGTGTTGTTGGCGATTACCAAAATTCTGCCCGTACGTCCGGACATCGTGGTTTCCGGCATCAATCACGGAGCCAATCTGGGCGATGATGTGACGTATTCGGGCACGGTGGCTGGGGCGCTGGAAGCTTCGATTTTCAAACTGCCGGGCATTGCCGTCAGTTTGACTGCGCGCGAAGGCGATTTCAGCCACGCGGCGGATTTCGCCGCCAAGCTCACCGACCGTGTATTGAAAGAAGGTTTGCCAAAGGGAACAATTTTGAACGTTAACGTGCCACCCGGTGAAATTCGTGGCTCGCGGTTCACAAATCAGGGCACGGCTTCGTCTGTCTCAAACATTCTGGAAGGCGTTGATCCGCGCGGCAAACAGTATTACTGGATTGGCGTGCAGAAAGTCTCCGCGCACGAAGACCCGTTTACCGACTTCACGGCGATTGCCGAAGGGTTGGTTTCGATTACTCCTTTGAGAACAGACCTGACCGCATATAGCGCGTTGGAACAACTGAAAGAGTGGAAGGACATTTAGCCGATTCGGAGCCGAATGATTTCAAACAGTCGCAATCAATTTGATACGCCTGCTTTCGCTCGCGAGCGCGCTGAGATGGTTGAACGATTGCGGAAACATTACCGCATCCGCGATGAACGAGTGCTGGCGGCAATAGGCACACTGCCCAGGCATTTATTCGTGCTTGAACCAATGCGCGGACATGCGTATGGCGATCACGCCTTGCCGATAGATTTTGGCCAGACGATTTCCCAACCGTTTATCGTCGCGCGGGAAAGTGAATTGCTGGAAGTGACGAAATACGACCGCGTTTTGGAAATTGGAGCCGGATCAGGGTATCAAACTGCAGTGCTTTCACAGGTTGCGGGGCAGGTTTTCGCGCTCGAACGGTTGCCGGAACTAGCGCGTCGAGCGCAGGATTTGTTGTGGCAACTTGGCATCAACAACGCGACGGTGAAATGCTTCGATGGCACGTACGGTTGGAGCGAGTTCGCTCCCTACAGGGGAATTCTGGTCGCCGCCGGATCGCCGGAAATTCCCAAACCGCTGGTAGATCAACTGGCCATCGGCGGGCATCTGGTGATTCCCATCGGGTCGGAAAAAGAACAGCGCCTCATCCGCGTCACGCGAACCGAAGAAGAAGCAGTGACGGAAGACTTCGGCGCTTGTCAGTTCGTGAAATTGATTGGGAAATATGGATGGGAAAATTAAGGGCAAGAACGATCTTGCCCCAGTTTTGCCTTACTTTGCGCTGCTTCTCAATTTGCTGTGCGTAATCCCGTACAGGAAATAGATCAGCAATCCAACGGCCAGCCAAATCACAAACCGATACCAGGTTTCAATCGGCAAGCTTAGCATCAAAACCAAACAGAATAGCACCCCAATGATCGGAAAGATCGGAACCAGCGGAACACGGAAAGGCCGTTCGCGATTTGGTTGCGTCTTTCGCAGTGCGATGACTCCGAAACAGACCAGGATAAAGGCAAACAACGTCCCGATATTCGTCAAATCACCCAGCGAGCCGATATCCGTCACCATGGCGACTGCGCCGACAATGATTCCAGTCCAAATAGTAGTGATATGTGGTGTGCGGAACCGCGGATGAACCTTGGAAAAATATGTCGGCAGTAACCCGTCACGCGCCATGGCCATAAAGATTCTGGGTTGACCCAATTGGAAGACAAGCAGCACCGATGTTGAACCGGCCAACGCTCCGGCGCTGATCAATGCCTGCAACCAGGGTTTGTTGATCACCGCGATAGCGGAAGCGATTGGCGAAGCGTCGCCTGCGAACGTCTTGTAGTTCTTTAAGCCGGTCATTACTCCGGCGACCAGCACATAAAGAATTGTGCAAATCACCAAACTGGAGATGATGCCAATCGGCAGGTCGCGTTTCGGATTTCGGGCTTCTTCGGCAGTAGTCGAAATCGCGTCGAAGCCAATGAAAGCAAAGAAAATGATGGCGGAGCCAGTCATGATTCCAATCGTGCCATTCGGATTAAATGGAGTCCAATTCGATGGGCTGACATAAAACGCTCCAAAAGCGACGAAAAAGATTAACACGGCAATTTTGACCACAACCGCGATCGTGTTTGCGCGGGCGCTTTCCTGAATTCCGTACACCAACAACACCGTCAACAGCAGAACGATCAGCAAGGCTGGCA is drawn from Acidobacteriota bacterium and contains these coding sequences:
- the surE gene encoding 5'/3'-nucleotidase SurE, giving the protein MKPKILVTNDDGYFSEGIAVLSKSLESVGEVFVVAPASEQSATAHSITLTRPLRVRQLEERKYSVDGTPTDCVLLAITKILPVRPDIVVSGINHGANLGDDVTYSGTVAGALEASIFKLPGIAVSLTAREGDFSHAADFAAKLTDRVLKEGLPKGTILNVNVPPGEIRGSRFTNQGTASSVSNILEGVDPRGKQYYWIGVQKVSAHEDPFTDFTAIAEGLVSITPLRTDLTAYSALEQLKEWKDI
- a CDS encoding protein-L-isoaspartate(D-aspartate) O-methyltransferase; the protein is MISNSRNQFDTPAFARERAEMVERLRKHYRIRDERVLAAIGTLPRHLFVLEPMRGHAYGDHALPIDFGQTISQPFIVARESELLEVTKYDRVLEIGAGSGYQTAVLSQVAGQVFALERLPELARRAQDLLWQLGINNATVKCFDGTYGWSEFAPYRGILVAAGSPEIPKPLVDQLAIGGHLVIPIGSEKEQRLIRVTRTEEEAVTEDFGACQFVKLIGKYGWEN
- a CDS encoding amino acid permease → MASQIFSTKSPDQLLSESENPDRQMKRTLSAFDLTALGIGAIVGAGIFSLVGTASAGETFASKIKTPLMNFIIAGLTGSDVQLGRPGAGPALVISLILAAVACAFAAFCYAELASMIPVSGSAYTYSYATLGEIFAWVIGWDLILEYAVGNMAVAVSWSGYFIKFLYALFGLKLPLWLVSDHTTAAAMIRDNSESLQYYSSTVLPKLGGMEIAVNLPALLIVLLLTVLLVYGIQESARANTIAVVVKIAVLIFFVAFGAFYVSPSNWTPFNPNGTIGIMTGSAIIFFAFIGFDAISTTAEEARNPKRDLPIGIISSLVICTILYVLVAGVMTGLKNYKTFAGDASPIASAIAVINKPWLQALISAGALAGSTSVLLVFQLGQPRIFMAMARDGLLPTYFSKVHPRFRTPHITTIWTGIIVGAVAMVTDIGSLGDLTNIGTLFAFILVCFGVIALRKTQPNRERPFRVPLVPIFPIIGVLFCLVLMLSLPIETWYRFVIWLAVGLLIYFLYGITHSKLRSSAK